The proteins below are encoded in one region of Arthrobacter sp. CJ23:
- a CDS encoding DUF1622 domain-containing protein has translation MDFQHIIETVGRYMDFAGVAVMVLGALVSIPMALRGYRPKRAAGLGELSVYRAYRQLLGRSILLGLELLVAADIIRTVAVTPTFESVGVLAIIVAIRTFLSFSLELEITGRWPWQKEPASGGGVTAQQGNRA, from the coding sequence ATGGATTTCCAGCACATCATTGAGACGGTCGGCAGGTACATGGACTTTGCCGGGGTGGCCGTGATGGTGCTCGGGGCGCTGGTGTCGATTCCGATGGCGCTGCGTGGCTACCGGCCCAAGCGCGCCGCCGGCCTGGGAGAACTCTCGGTCTACCGCGCCTACCGCCAGTTGCTGGGACGCTCCATCCTGCTCGGCCTCGAACTCCTGGTGGCCGCCGACATCATCCGCACCGTGGCCGTCACCCCCACCTTCGAAAGCGTGGGCGTGCTCGCCATCATCGTGGCCATCCGGACCTTCCTCAGCTTCTCCCTGGAACTGGAAATCACCGGTCGCTGGCCGTGGCAGAAGGAACCTGCCTCTGGTGGTGGGGTTACTGCTCAACAGGGGAACCGAGCGTAG
- a CDS encoding adenosine deaminase, translating into METFGETTTTAAPPVAELHLHIEGTLQPELIFALAERNGIELPYADLDELRAKYEFTDLQSFLDLYYANMAVLRTEEDFADMTRAYLARAAAGGVHHVEVMMDPQAHVSRGVALETCVNGVASALATSVEEFGVSTLLIAAFLRDLSEESALEVLEQLIAMKAPIAGIGLDSAEVGNPPSKFERLYRRAAEAGLRRIAHAGEEGPAAYITEALDLLGAERIDHGIRCMEDPAVVERLVAEQVPLTVCPLSNVRLRAVDTLADHPLPAMLAAGLNVSVNSDDPAYFGGYVDDNFEQLLAVHGFSVAEQATLAANSIRSSFADEARKAELLVAVEEWARGSL; encoded by the coding sequence GTGGAAACTTTTGGCGAAACGACGACGACGGCGGCACCCCCGGTTGCCGAACTGCACCTGCACATTGAGGGGACGCTTCAGCCCGAGCTGATTTTCGCTCTTGCCGAGCGAAACGGGATTGAGCTGCCCTACGCGGACCTGGACGAGCTGCGGGCCAAGTACGAGTTCACGGACCTGCAGTCGTTCCTGGACCTGTACTACGCCAACATGGCCGTGCTCCGGACTGAGGAGGACTTCGCGGACATGACCCGGGCGTACCTGGCCCGGGCAGCCGCCGGCGGGGTGCACCATGTGGAGGTCATGATGGACCCGCAGGCGCACGTCTCGCGCGGGGTCGCGTTGGAGACCTGCGTGAACGGCGTCGCTTCCGCGCTCGCGACGTCGGTGGAGGAGTTCGGCGTTTCGACGCTCCTGATTGCCGCATTCCTGCGGGATCTGTCCGAGGAGTCCGCGCTGGAGGTCCTGGAGCAGCTGATCGCCATGAAGGCCCCGATCGCGGGGATCGGGCTCGACTCGGCCGAGGTGGGCAATCCGCCGTCGAAGTTCGAGCGCCTGTACCGCCGTGCGGCCGAGGCCGGGCTGCGCCGGATCGCGCACGCGGGCGAGGAAGGCCCGGCCGCCTACATCACCGAGGCGCTGGACCTCCTTGGTGCGGAACGCATCGACCACGGCATCCGCTGCATGGAGGACCCCGCCGTGGTGGAACGGCTGGTGGCGGAGCAGGTGCCGCTGACCGTGTGCCCGCTGTCCAATGTGCGGCTGCGCGCCGTGGACACCCTGGCCGATCACCCGCTGCCGGCCATGCTGGCCGCCGGGCTCAACGTCAGCGTCAACTCGGACGACCCCGCGTACTTCGGCGGCTACGTGGACGACAACTTCGAGCAGCTCCTGGCCGTGCATGGCTTCTCCGTGGCTGAGCAGGCCACGCTCGCGGCCAACTCGATCCGGTCCTCGTTCGCCGACGAGGCGCGGAAGGCTGAGTTGCTGGTGGCTGTGGAGGAGTGGGCGAGGGGGTCACTCTAG
- a CDS encoding MSMEG_6728 family protein, giving the protein MQTYLPYPDFQQSAAALDTTRLGKQRVEALQTLRALVIPEYGRQSHPVIRMWMGYVPALTMYALAMADEWIARGNPDNTRESIKEFAPQAAHPDYADKIPMPPWLGDPDFHLSQRSKLLQKDPQFYGEAFAGTPTDLEFLWPEPHHEFVPEDPQDDFVWVLRAPVGDVEPEKIDKVGMPAPGKAKPAASGDSDATADNYEFVYAEEKHRRPAAKGARKAPKKLVKKPTRNRQRQDEAFRTLPGNTTVLVPIDGGARFALGKIQGRPITLDDGRFGRDFEVTRIMDRSEFDYPALLQDPRVFFPIPAP; this is encoded by the coding sequence ATGCAGACTTACCTCCCATACCCCGATTTCCAGCAAAGCGCCGCCGCCCTGGACACCACCAGGCTCGGCAAGCAGCGCGTCGAAGCGCTGCAGACACTTCGTGCGCTGGTGATCCCGGAGTACGGCCGGCAGTCGCACCCCGTCATCCGCATGTGGATGGGCTACGTCCCCGCGCTCACCATGTACGCCCTGGCCATGGCCGACGAGTGGATCGCCCGCGGCAACCCGGACAACACCCGGGAGAGCATCAAGGAGTTCGCTCCGCAGGCCGCGCACCCGGACTACGCGGACAAGATCCCCATGCCGCCGTGGCTGGGAGACCCGGACTTCCACCTGAGCCAGCGCTCCAAGCTGCTCCAGAAGGACCCGCAGTTCTACGGGGAGGCCTTCGCCGGCACCCCCACGGACCTGGAATTCCTGTGGCCCGAGCCCCACCACGAATTCGTGCCCGAGGACCCCCAGGACGATTTCGTGTGGGTCCTGCGCGCCCCGGTGGGCGACGTCGAGCCCGAAAAGATCGACAAGGTTGGCATGCCCGCACCCGGCAAGGCCAAGCCTGCCGCTTCCGGCGACTCCGATGCCACGGCCGACAACTACGAATTCGTCTACGCCGAGGAAAAGCACCGGCGCCCGGCCGCCAAGGGTGCCCGCAAGGCCCCCAAGAAGCTGGTGAAGAAGCCCACCCGCAACCGCCAGCGCCAGGACGAGGCCTTCCGCACCCTCCCCGGCAACACCACGGTCCTCGTCCCGATCGACGGCGGCGCCCGCTTTGCGCTGGGCAAGATCCAGGGCCGGCCCATCACGCTCGACGACGGCCGCTTCGGCCGCGACTTCGAGGTCACCAGGATCATGGACCGTTCCGAGTTCGACTACCCGGCGCTGCTCCAGGATCCGCGGGTCTTCTTCCCGATCCCCGCGCCGTAG
- a CDS encoding glycosidase, which yields MGANTAENTNLRLQAVLEILAEGVWSGDSLNAGEVLAQAIDRIPFNTHEAELLSGGVPRGHKTLTTASAKLVKAGWLVKGRSGWTIPDDGLRATVAFANVDAFAEALDAGTPVPSDVAVPTAPPKKAAAPKRAAAPKKAAAAKTATAKTAAPKAAAAAKAAPKKTTTRKAPAKAAPAPAVELLPQPDAVAIAGDFNVLLGAPEDWAPQYDEAQMAFDAKAQLWTLTAELPAGFYTYKIALNRAWDENYGAFGVLDGANHELQHGGGKVTFTYNHATRDIVTA from the coding sequence ATGGGCGCGAACACCGCTGAGAACACCAACCTTCGGCTGCAGGCCGTACTCGAGATCCTGGCCGAGGGGGTGTGGTCCGGTGATTCGCTGAACGCGGGTGAGGTGCTGGCGCAGGCCATCGACCGGATCCCGTTCAACACCCACGAAGCCGAGCTGCTCAGCGGCGGGGTTCCCCGCGGCCACAAGACGCTCACCACCGCCTCGGCCAAGCTGGTCAAGGCCGGTTGGCTGGTCAAGGGCCGCTCGGGCTGGACCATCCCGGATGACGGCCTCCGCGCCACGGTCGCCTTCGCCAACGTGGATGCCTTCGCGGAAGCGCTCGACGCCGGCACTCCCGTGCCGTCCGACGTCGCCGTGCCGACGGCCCCGCCGAAGAAGGCCGCCGCACCCAAGCGCGCTGCCGCGCCGAAGAAGGCCGCCGCTGCCAAGACAGCCACTGCAAAGACGGCTGCTCCCAAGGCCGCTGCCGCCGCCAAGGCCGCACCGAAGAAGACGACCACCCGGAAGGCGCCTGCCAAGGCTGCCCCGGCTCCCGCCGTCGAGCTCTTGCCCCAGCCTGACGCCGTTGCGATCGCCGGCGACTTCAACGTCCTGCTGGGTGCCCCGGAGGACTGGGCGCCGCAGTATGACGAGGCCCAGATGGCGTTCGACGCCAAGGCCCAGCTGTGGACGCTGACCGCCGAGCTGCCGGCCGGTTTCTACACGTACAAGATCGCGCTCAACCGCGCGTGGGACGAGAACTACGGTGCGTTCGGCGTGCTGGACGGTGCCAACCACGAGCTCCAGCACGGCGGCGGCAAGGTCACCTTCACGTACAACCACGCCACGCGGGACATCGTCACCGCGTAG